TTTCAGAATACTTGAGCATCTGGCACAACCGGGGATTAACCTTAATCCAGCGCTTGTCCACAGAGGTGATGGCAATGCCGATGTTGCCGACATTGAATTGCGAGCGAAACAGGAAGTCATCCTGCAGTTTTATTTTTTCGTCACGTTCTATCTCAAGCCGCCGGGCCAACAGCCGTGCAAGGAGCAAGGTCGCCAGGGGGCATACCAGCATCACAGTGGTGCCTATGGTCGATATGAGCGCCCAGGCGAGATCAAAGGGCATGATAAAGAAACACAGCAAGGTGCCAAGATGAACCAGCCCCCCCAGCAGCAACAGCTGACCTGTGCTTATTTCAATCAGATTTTTCTGCCAGCGCAGGCGCCAGAGCAGCCCCATCACCGCGCTGAAAGCGATACCGGCGATACCGGCCAGCATGGCAGGGCCACCCATGCCGTAGCGATAGACGGCCATCATGGCTGAGGCAATCAGCGTTGGAATAGCACCGAAATAGAGACCGCAAACGCTGAGCAGCACGGCGCGGGTATCAAAGTAGATACCCTCGGCAAACTCATAGCGAGCCGACATAATGGTCATGCCGATGGCGCCAATCACCACCCCCAGCATGACGTGCCAAAACCACCGGATCCGCTGCTGTTTCAGCCAGGGGATGGCGTCATACAGGTACACCAGCGCCAAGAGCAGCGCGGCATTTTGGACCAGTGGAAAGAAAATGCCCTGGGTCATTGTCTGCGTGAATTCTCCCGGGTTTGAATACCTGAGACTTTCTCCATCATGCTCTTGTTACACAAAGGATAAAAGCCCCAGCGATGAGAGAATTGTAGCAGAGGGAATCAGTATGTCCCGAGCAATGGCCGGTAGAGTTTATTCAGGTAGGACGCTGCGGCCTCTTCCCAGGAAAAACGCGTATCCAATGCCGCTTTTGCGACCCGCTGCCAGTCTGACGTACCAGTGGTTTCAAGCAGGAAATCCAGCTTACTCAGCAAGGCCCGAGCCTGAGAATCTGTGTCATCTCCTTCGAAGCGCCAGCCATTTTCGCCGTCCTTCACCGTGTCCACCAGCCCACCCACGCTGGACACCAGACAGGGCTGACCGCTGCGCATGGCAAGCATCTGACTGATGCCGCAGGGTTCAAAGCTGCTGGGCATCAAAAAAAGATCCCCGCGCCGATAAACAAGTTCCGACAGTTTCACATCAAAATGATTGATAAAAATGAAATTATCGTGCCTTGCCGCCAGTTGCTGAAAGACTCTCGCTATCTGTTCATCACCATTACCGAGCATAAAAAAGCGTGCGGCGGGACTGAATAACGCGAGTCGCGCCAGTATGTGCTCCAGCACGCTTTTACCATTGAGACTGCGACAGAGCAGCGCGACCTTTTGCGAGGTCAGGCGCCCCACAAAGGTCAGTAAAAAGGCCTTTTCTTCCATTGGCTGCCACAATCGCTGCGCCGCGATAAAGTCTATCGCCCGCACGGTATCGCGATTGGCCTGGGCTGCCGTGAGGGTTCGGTGACACCCCAGCACCAGTTCCTGTATCGAGGGTCTCCTGTCCTCCTGATCATCGGGATAATCACAGCCATTGAGGATCCCCACCAGTTGCTGTTTCCCATCGCAGTGCTGCAAGTCCGCTTCCAGCCCCTCACCGCCCACAAAACCCGTGATGGGGTCTGATGGCCGGAGCACCTCA
The window above is part of the Shewanella litorisediminis genome. Proteins encoded here:
- a CDS encoding glycogen synthase — translated: MLQKPDEVIPVQTATPLQVLMLCAEHGALAGAKVGGMADVLAGLPPALKACGVQASVVMPGYGFLGQQAHAGDGEQRLVFSVPFRHRMEQISLQRITDPRDDGLSIYLLDNPAWHTAPGQIYVASGDGRPFADDADRFALFGVAVAEALLQGLIPKPHVLHLHDWHQGFFALLRSIDPRYGQLKAIPSVLSIHNLALQGTRPLAQEASSLAAWYPWLEKYPAAILDRRYPNCVNPLRAAICLSDRVHLVSPNYCREVLRPSDPITGFVGGEGLEADLQHCDGKQQLVGILNGCDYPDDQEDRRPSIQELVLGCHRTLTAAQANRDTVRAIDFIAAQRLWQPMEEKAFLLTFVGRLTSQKVALLCRSLNGKSVLEHILARLALFSPAARFFMLGNGDEQIARVFQQLAARHDNFIFINHFDVKLSELVYRRGDLFLMPSSFEPCGISQMLAMRSGQPCLVSSVGGLVDTVKDGENGWRFEGDDTDSQARALLSKLDFLLETTGTSDWQRVAKAALDTRFSWEEAAASYLNKLYRPLLGTY